A window of Ipomoea triloba cultivar NCNSP0323 chromosome 2, ASM357664v1 contains these coding sequences:
- the LOC116010358 gene encoding DDT domain-containing protein DDR4-like, translating into MRPHDLSAKPSVDNPLSDLAMSGSSPIQQNPGESKNTANSNHSNSNLSKRNNDCSNNNFVVRRERPARECTKRAAARLQAQAAAEAEAQAAARQRKKKTSARKERLAARLLREEEEDEEEEYEDEKMNGNEEEEGEEEEDGLSKSSKQQCSKIVTPLVAEPEASQLPRWKLRSMWQLASILNFLNIFRPLLNIKVEFSVEEFETALIMPNSTLADIHMPLLKAIPPVTRVALGYNTWVTVLCRKLRDWWHWVAEGELPIVASHGAEIDAYSALDPAVRVVILKALCDIRVEQEDIRNYIDNSLKQGVQLSAFRKERIGGDSHGISYWYEDDPIIGHRLYREIRKVEVKKGKGKNVQPIPNSCYQWETAATNLDEFQDVSEKLFTSNNRTEVSVGKKLKNNMLHEIEKVHKRKEKLLKKQHRQALLLDSMMNIDGFTAGRSLRGRKPVTYSFDDYDRSINEAIKVTTKKQPSPEHAGRRDASVKREAPANGISRGPQFPHVSFKLRSPKSPEYDEYDDDYDKAEPLDRGNRQRQRPQRYSEKEFVEAVSDNEAEFNSDDDIVGEVVYDDEYLRRRKQRRMASSSSEGDEEYKWDEETPEEEEEEEDDDDGDDSFSASEDSGEHRRLKRLRVGRTRRESKLRSAGEFQSGLRRSRRATRNSIDYKQYELSESETEPMKPEKSNSSDDYDYNNEFSTGSTESVENSDNQDGKANQSVNVATGTTSEQANAPDYRQYELSESEMEPVKPDKSNSSDEYYNGLDYNNAEFSTRSTESEENNDNQDGKANQSVNMATGTTLEQANAPEISNSTDQEEVEGGGRKRRFLDLNELAPGSGFDDGPSSEIKDNSADGF; encoded by the exons GCAGGCTCAGGCTGCTGCCGAGGCAGAGGCACAGGCTGCAGCGAGGCAGCGAAAGAAGAAGACTTCAGCTAGGAAGGAGAGGTTGGCTGCTAGGCTGCTcagggaggaggaggaggatgaggAGGAGGAATATGAGGATGAGAAGATGAATGggaatgaggaggaggagggagAGGAAGAGGAGGACGGGTTGTCCAAGTCGTCTAAGCAGCAGTGCAGTAAGATAGTTACTCCTTTGGTGGCAGAGCCGGAGGCATCACAGTTGCCACGGTGGAAGCTCCGGTCCATGTGGCAGTTAGCTTCCATACTGAATTTCTTGAAT ATTTTCAGGCCGTTGCTGAACATTAAAGTGGAGTTCTCAGTTGAGGAATTTGAAACAGCATTGATCATGCCAAATAGTACACTAGCTGATATACACATGCCACTATTGAAG GCAATCCCTCCTGTTACACGAGTGGCACTTGGATACAATACTTGGGTAACTGTTTTGTGCAGAAAATTAAGAGATTGGTGGCACTGG GTTGCAGAGGGGGAATTACCTATTGTAGCATCACATGG GGCTGAAATTGATGCATACAGTGCACTTGATCCTGCTGTTCGTGTGGTTATTCTCAAAGCATTATGTGATATTCGTGTTGAG CAAGAGGATATTCGTAACTATATTGATAACTCATTAAAACAAGGCGTTCAACTTTCTGCGTTTCGCAAAGAACGAATTGGAGGTGATTCACATGGAATCTCTTATTG GTATGAAGATGATCCCATCATTGGTCATCGATTATACCGTGAGATCAGAAAAGTTGAGGTGAAGAAAGGAAAGGGGAAAAATGTGCAGCCTATTCCTAACTCATGTTACCAGTGGGAAACTGCTGCTACTAATTTGGATGAATTCCAGGATGTCTCT GAGAAGCTATTTACAAGTAACAATAGAACAGAGGTTTCTGTTGggaaaaagttgaaaaataacATGCTTCATGAGATTGAGAAGGTCCACAAG AGAAAAGAGAAATTGTTGAAGAAACAGCACAGACAAGCTTTGTTGCTTGACAGTATGATGAATATTGATGGCTTTACTGCTGGACGTTCCCTTCGTGGTAGAAAGCCCGTGACCTATAGTTTTG ATGATTATGATCGATCAATTAATGAGGCTATCAAAGTAACCAC AAAGAAACAGCCATCCCCAGAACACGCTGGCAGAAGAGATGCTTCTGTGAAACGTGAAGCTCCTGCAAatggtatatcgagaggtcctcaATTTCCACACGTGTCCTTCAAACTACGCTCTCCTAAGTCACCCGAGTATGATGAATATGATGATGACTATGACAAAGCTGAACCATTGGATCGCGG CAACCGACAAAGGCAGAGACCCCAACGGTATTCTGAAAAAGAGTTTGTTGAAGCTGTATCTGATAATGAGGCGGAATTCAACAGTGACGATGATATAGTTGGTGAAGTTGTGTACGATGATGAATATTTAAGGAGACGAAAACAGCGGCGTATGGCTTCAAGTAGCTCGGAAGGCGATGAAGAGTACAAATGGGATGAAGAAActcctgaagaagaagaagaagaggaggatgatgatgatggagaTGACTCCTTTAGTGCCAGCGAGGACAGCGGGGAGCACCGAAGACTAAAAAGATTACGGGTGGGCCGCACTCGAAGAGAAAGTAAACTGAGGTCTGCCGGTGAGTTTCAATCAGGTTTGAGGCGTAGTAGAAGGGCAACTAGAAACTCTATCGATTATAAACAGTATGAGCTGTCAGAATCGGAGACAGAGCCAATGAAACCTGAGAAGTCGAACTCTTCAGatgattatgattataataatgaattttcaaCCGGAAGTACCGAGTCTGTGGAAAACAGTGATAATCAGGACGGGAAAGCCAATCAATCTGTTAATGTGGCAACCGGGACTACATCAGAGCAAGCAAATGCGCCCGATTATAGACAGTATGAGCTGTCAGAATCAGAGATGGAGCCAGTGAAACCTGATAAGTCGAACTCTTCAGATGAGTACTATAACGGTCTTGATTATAATAATGCTGAATTTTCAACCAGAAGTACTGAGTCCGAGGAAAACAATGATAATCAGGACGGGAAAGCCAATCAATCTGTCAATATGGCGACTGGGACTACATTAGAGCAAGCAAATGCACCCGAAATATCAAATAGCACAGATCAAGAGGAAGTTGAAGGTGGAGGAAGAAAGAGGCGCTTTCTTGATCTCAATGAGCTTGCCCCAGGCTCTGGTTTCGATGACGGTCCAAGTTCAGAAATTAAAGACAATAGTGCAGATGGCTTCTAA
- the LOC116010708 gene encoding purine permease 1-like, translating into MMELETFHYLKGKSWWPKVLWSSDIAVTSQMRGLSSSGKFPLFVGKNSTSEDSLREEDQNIIFAAAALGVLLGRINYVYTYGVVKLPVSTSSLIVASQLVFTADAAFVLVKQRFMVNAVVLLTIGAEVLVVGSSGDRPAGESKKEYVAEFLMALAAASNDLTL; encoded by the exons ATGATGGAGCTAGAaacttttcattatttaaaGGGTAAAAGTTGGTGGCCAAAGGTTTTGTGGTCGAGCGACATAGCTGTaacttctcaaatgagaggtctcag ctcaagtggcaagttcCCTCTCTTTGTAGGGAAAAATTCCACAAGTGAAGATTCCCTCCGGGAGGAAGACCAG AACATAATTTTTGCCGCGGCGGCCCTGGGCGTCCTGCTCGGCAGAATCAACTACGTCTACACCTATGGTGTCGTGAAGCTCCCAGTCTCCACATCCTCTCTCATCGTCGCCTCCCAGCTTGTATTCACCGCCGACGCCGCGTTCGTCCTGGTGAAGCAACGATTCATGGTGAACGCGGTGGTGCTGTTGACCATCGGAGCCGAGGTGCTGGTTGTGGGGTCTAGCGGAGACCGCCCTGCCGGGGAGTCAAAAAAGGAGTACGTGGCAGAGTTTCTGATGGCCCTTGCGGCGGCTTCTAATGACCTCACACTTTAG